Within Dermacentor variabilis isolate Ectoservices chromosome 8, ASM5094787v1, whole genome shotgun sequence, the genomic segment tgacttcgaggaagtggcaaagaacgcacggcttagtgaagtacgAGCCACGGCTACTCAgaacctcttatttcgagcctagttcacgccttccgattcgaaaaagtgtgtgttcatgctctgcgtgctttttagcgcgttgttcgacctttttttcgaatgtgctctctttgtttcatgtagtttcgtcttgcggtgaaatgcacgcatctgcagctgacctgtgacataaaagcgaccttattcagggtgtgttttaagctccaccagaagttagcacattctcaacGCTTTTACAAGGCTCAATATGACTAACGATGcggtcttttagcttcgaatgtacgcccgcatgtattgatttggtttgtggtgattaacgtttttaacgttccgaagcgactaaagcgaggatgcaggtcgtagtggatggctccaaGTAACTTTACCTAGCtagcctggggatgtttaacgtgcactttgatcgtagagttgtacgtgggccggtaaattcctcgttggcttttcataatactcgcgcaggcgcgctagcgctgctttagaagttggcgcctcggtgCGATTgtattcaataaattttatttactagttataacaccttgtcattatttcgtattattgacggcgcctccagggctccaaagtggcaacgggaacaccaaagctacaaccagggctggatggggctcgccgaagcctgtgcatgccaagggggtataagatcgcggacagccaattttgtatgcgaacactccctgcgacgcctgcattattctaatgtcacgtgctcttcagaggcctccgttaaccattacatgtgccctcctggagcggtacttgtaaaaaaaatcaatcgtcacgattaccaaagcaccccgcaatgacaAAAGCgcccctgttgccaggcattgctgaccgcagacagtcggaatctctcacgcgccagccgaacaaaagtatcctgcaggtacgtaaattaACCTCCGAagccacgtacacatactttcacgctgtcagcgcctgaaactttggtaattacgcgcgtgtttgagtacacggcgtgcttgcgtcgtgtttcagcaacacgaactctcaacgtcgcgcgctttacgccttaaatacgccttgaataatggcccttttctctatttcttccgcaattccaacacgaaattctaaaggccagttaccgactgacgaagaaagatctcgattgaaaaaaattggaggacgcttaagattcgccttcaagagtggaacgcgataacgttcccatcgacccgccaaggggtgtaagacaacgcgctacggcgcagggatcacttacgaggcgccccgcatccgactttgcgcccacctatcacacggagagcgtcgagcaacacagcgttctgcgcggcaacgaaacgtgcgcctgagcaaacggaacgaaccaaagaactcggtgtctcggagggggaaacgatctacgccagccaaacgtcgtgatcggcacgggcagagatatagacgaggcaacctaaagtttgcccgcgcggcaccagcgccgaatgctcccctagcggaccgatggaagtttcgagggtcgtcgctgcgctagcACGCGCCCGTGTTgtgtacggcgggagcgctcgtgcgcgtggttcttgcgatgccgagtgcgacctcatcagccaggaaaggtggcacgcaatactgatgtgttgttgattgccacagcagcctcgaaaacacgaaaggtcgtacgccgtccgtgaagttctacagatttcctgggaagtggtgcgagaaggacagacgacaagcatggataactgcagtgcgccgagtcaagtaagtctcatactttcgcattcgcgtgtaatatcttgaaagcgaaatAGTCATATGCCTCTTTTTAGTGCAAGGCCGTTTGTTTAGTCttgtcgcgttgttgaattgtggtggcatccgccgtttgttagcggtaaatgcatgcgtgttgcaccgctaagctctacgacgcgtgctcgattcccagccacggcggccgcatctcgatagggggcaaaatgcaagaacaccctagTTACCGTGTGCTTCGATTTTtatgcacgtcaaagaacccccagaggttaaaattattcctgagtctCCCcactacagcgggcctcatagtgatttcgtggttttggcatggttttggcacttagaaaccccgaatttatttgattgcactgtgccttccctcgcgatcggcatggacgagctcaagagaattatttcccttttccaaacgctgcaacttaaattactagttgtgcagataacgaaaggggccgcacgctacttttgtgtggtagcagactgtatttaatgcaagccgcggtcgtcgcgtgcgtcgggaagcggcagatcggaaagcagccgctcgagacgtgcgcgttatgtttgttgtttgcccatgctttctaagtatctaagtgtgcaagtatcataacttgtagtggtaccactctttaagaataatatatgcacgcaatcacaggaacgttacctttgcaaacatattaatGGGAGTAATCTAATCCCCACGacaaataggcacacatactgtttcatttatatgcgatgcagatggaagcggcgccaaacagaccaatggcaatcacaacagtcttcccagcagtcagcaccaccgggacatgtgctttcgtactgcagcgacacagctcttgagcagcagcaagacacgtgtgaaacagactccagaacatgcctttgtgaagtgacggaaccgtcaagaagcagcccaatggatctgcagtcatcgagtagtatggcaacagaagttcctgctgccagtgtgacttatgttgtaattgaaataaaggtggctaaatttctgaacatggtgcgtacctctaactcgacgtcgtctacgatcttgtcggacacctgtgacacgcacttggctttcactctcacatcgccatccacaatttgttcaacgccgtacacgttccgaagcagacgctcccctatcgtgaggttgccgccacggaaaaaagctgtcggcgtcggcaaccttcttgaaaccgcacggcaatctttgcatcgctgttgcgcaagcaggcgatctgccgccgttGAAAACGGAGCGgcgtgagaacgagcagcgaagaaaagcgcggacGGCGCAACGTAAACAAAGCGCAGACTGcgccacgacgcgaccgcgctgcttggcgtttccacattggggcgctgtcaggaagcgcagtagcgccgcctggccatggttttctcgtctatagacagatagtaatctaaagaaaggaacggcgcttgattctgcaacccgcgtgggagcacggcgaagtgtcgccaggggagagggagtcggggccgcaacgcgcctggcaccggtccgcacacagcacagccccaatgcgcgcatggcgctgccacctgtcggggcagcgccgtacattgagaggaggggtcttctgtgtttgccgcaagatggctctgcgtgtgcggtaagcgcagaagaaatgtagcgaaacgtacttcgctattcgcgtaaatgcgacttctgtaagttacgtgctcataattaccgatatacaccgcagtataacattctgcggcacgtttttaaggcaacaccgcgttcactaaaagcgcgtttgtacggACGTGCGATGACGGGCTCCGTTGGAGCGGCTACAGCGGCCATGCCTGGTCGCGGAAACAGGGCTATTGCATCGGACAACGAATACCAGGTCGTACTGCCTACTTTGCCTACAGGTCGTCTTGTCTTAAACACCGTTTTCCTGCATGGGGACATCAGTGCCCGCCCATACCGGGTGGAAGATTTTCGTGACGCGCTCGCTCCACTTTCGCTCCTGCCGGAAGTTATCGCCTTAGGCGCGTACCGCATGAGTCATGTGTGGGCGGTTACATTCAAGGATGCCGACGCCGCGAAGAAGATTGTCAACATCGGCGAGTTGAAAGTGAAAAATGCGAGATGTCTCGTGATCGACCCTGCAAACCGGGATGTTCGAATGAAGCTGCACTGGCTCCTTCACAGCGTACCAGACGAGGACGTGCGTCTTGCCTTCTCGCCATTTGGGAAGGTGACGGACGTCTCAAGAGAGCTGTGGCGCGCTCACGGCGTGTCTGATAAGGGTTCAACTACGAGGATGGTGACCTTGAAGCTGAACGCTGGCGTGAAGCTCGACGACCTGCCGCACCAGGTGAACGTTGCTGGAGAGCTGGCGCTTGTTGTCGTATCGGGCAGGCCACCCCTGTGCCTTCGCTGCCGTGGCACAGGTCATATTCGGCGTGACTGTCAAATTCCACGGTGTGGTTCGTGCCGTCGCTTTGGACACGACGAGGGCCACTGTGCACGGACGTACGCCAGCGTCGCCGGGCCAGTGAGCAGTGATGAGACGTCAGCACTTCTCATGGATGAGGCTGACGCGGAGGACGCATCGAAAGAAGCTAGCGGATCAGCGGTGCAGGAGACCACGTCGGCTGCTCCTAGGGCGCATCAGTTGGACGCGCAACCCAAGGATCGCGCATCTCCTGGACAGACGCCTCTACCTCGGGCACAGGACGCCGTGGCGGCGTCAAAGAACGCAGCGGAAACGCCTGGCGCGTCTTCGGAGAACGCCACCCAATCGGTGGCGGAGCCCATGGACTTTTCCCCTGAAGGGTCCAGCCACATGGCCGGAAAGCGGTCGCACGATGAGGCCGTGAGCAAGGCGTCGCAACCGGATGAAATAGGCGGTGATGAGCCTCCTTTTAAAGCAGCAGGTATGAGGCGAGCGTCCTGGAAACTGCGGCCGAACATTCCGGCCGAATCACGGCAGGCGGGGAAACCGCCTCCGTAGTTTCGTGCTGTAGATCCCGAAATGGGGTATGGGGGCGTGCGATGTTGTCGTGAGGGTAGACACCATACGATAGGGTTTCTTTTCTCTCGATATGGCGATCCACCTTCCTGAAGCACTACGTGTAGCGACTCTGAATGTACGAGGTCTTGGAGCAAGAAGGCGACAGTGTCAACTTAGTCGTCTTCTCTTAGAAAACAATCTACACGTGGTGGCAATCCAAGAAACCAAAATTGATAGCCAGGAAGCGACTGATCGAATGGTGTCCACTTTCCGTCAGCATTACGATGTTTGTGTGTGTCATTCTGTCGGTGCCTCTGGTGGTTGTGCCCTTTTCATCAGCAATAGTGTCGGTATAACCGTGCAATCGCTCTTTTCGTGCCAAAGTGGACGCCTCCTGGTTGTCGATTTTTTCCAATACGGTCTGAATTTCCGTGTCATTTGTGCTTACGCTCCAAATGTACAGGCGGAGAGAAAAGAGTTTTTTGAGCGTTGTCAGATGTATCTCGATTGTAAAAAAGTACTAGTTttgttgggtgacttcaattcCGTTTGTCGTTCGGTAGACCGTGTAAAAGGTTTGCCAGTGCGAGATAAGAGTGCAGAGGTCTTGAATGTTGTAGTTCAcgaccacaacttagaagataTCGGAAGTGTTGTCACAAATGGTGCGCGTCCGCAATTCACACATTTTCAAGGTGATAGCCATGCACGATTGGACAGGCTGTATGTGTCGCTTGAACTTGTGCCACTATGCACATCGTACGAGGTTAAGCCAGTGTCTTTCAGTGACCATTGTCTAGTTATTGCAACctttggtaaaaaagaaaacaaaaagcacttCAAGTGGGAACTTTTGAAACTTAATGCGAAATTGATGGAGGATCAGGGTTTCGTTAAGGATGTAGATGAGAAGCTTAAGAAACTACTCGCAGTGCAATCTTTAAGTATTGGTGTAGAGTGGGAGGAGTTTAAGCAATTAGTAAAAATGAAAGCCATGGATAGAAGTAGCACATTGCGTTATGAAGACAAACGAAACGAAACACTGCTTCGTGAGCAACTTGAATTTCTTACGGGTATAGAATGCTCCCAACCAGGTACTTACACCAACGAATTAAGAAACATAAAAATTCAGTTAGAGAGAATTGATGCAGAAAAGTACAGAGCGGCGGTTATCCGTGCACGGGCCGAGAAGCTGTGGGCCGGTGAAACGCCCACAAAACGTGCGTTATCGGACGAAAAACAATACGCTTGCAATAAGGAAATACGGCAAATAAGAAACGGTAATGACGTTTCAGAGGACCGCAATGTAATCAAACGCGTCGTCGCTGATCATTTCAAAGAATTGCTCGGTCAACCGCGCACCATTATAGGAGGCTTTAAAGCGGAATTTCTGTCGTTACTGCCAAAgctggaagaagaagaaagaacgcgtTTGGAACAGCCAATTTCcatgaaagaaatagaggatGCAATAGATGCACTACCTGTCGGCAaggcacccggccctgatggCCTAGGAGTAGCATTTTATAAAACATTAAAACCAATTATAGCCCAGATTCTACTCAAAGTTATCACCGAATCGTATAAGCAAAAACATATACCACTGTCCTTCACAACTTCGCACATCGTTCTCATCCCGAAAACTGAGGCACCTGAAAAACGTCAGTTGGTGGGATCTTATCGCCCGATAAGCCTTACGAACGTCGactacaagatatttatgaaggtaTTGGCCAAACGATTGCAGGGTGTGATAACGAGGCTGGTTGGCACGCATCAGACCTGTGGGATAAAGGGTAGAAGCATCGCCACGAACATACACGTAGCTCgaagtgtgctagaatgttgCGATGTATTTGGCGATCGAGTGGCTATGATGCAACTAGATCTCGCTAAAGCCTTCGGCCGTGTTTCCCACGATGTTCTCTTCGCCATATTAGAGCATTCCAACGTGGGAAGCGTAATAACAGACGGTGTCAGGATGGCGTATGCTAACTGCTCAACTCGGGTCATTGTAAACGGGGACCTGACAGACAGCGTGCAAGTGCTGTCTTCTGTGAGGCAGGGATGTCCGCTGTCGCCCCTGCTATTCGCGGCTTACCTTGAGCCTTTGTGCAAGGCCATCCAAAACAATGAACGGATAACTGGCTTCAGGTTACAgtccacacaggtgaaaatattggcgtatgccgatgacatcgccatattctgttcaaatagaaatagtatttgtgaggccgtggcggtagttgaatccttctgcaagtgcaccggggcgcaaataaactgggagaagagttatgggttttggcatggtgaatgggaagaaacgccagactgcttcgctcgacttcggtggtcaaccactgcaacaacCTACCTAGGCGTGCCTCTCGACTCTTATCACGACCCTGAGCCGTACTGGAATGAACAAGCGGCGAGAGCAAAGGAAAAGACTAACGCGTGGCAGGGGCGACAGCTATCAATGTTCTCGCGCGCCACGGTCTGTAACCTATTTCTTACGTCCAAGATATGGTatgtcatgaatgtgctgtgtgcttcgcggataaacatccaaaaaatccaccgtatcttcgccgttttcatatgggcatcgacttgggaaaggaccagccgcacaaacttgttcttgccagtaaagaaagggggccttgggttggcacatttatttgtgcgacaagttgtgtcgcgctttatgtaccttcgCGATCAGAATGATGTGTTGCTTCGCACAGTCATCCAAGTGCTTTTATGTCGTCAccttccaggatttgttgtatgctcgtgtgaagcaatgcatggtgccgttaaaggttacctgcgagaagtcgtgcttgcgtacagaatgttgcatgtgcggttctctgtgcagtatctcgccaatattactaggaaaaaactgtataaggatctaattgacactatgctccctgtaccgatttaccgtatgtcaaaccgtggcccaggagatgtcctcaaaagggttaaaagaatgccagtacccccttcggtaaaaacttttttctttaaactacacaccAACACcttatcagttaaaacatggatgcataacaggggtttttttgtcccgtggtccattaactgcttcttatgcaggaaacctgaaacgatagagcatgcgtttctagattgctgggatcccatctttttctgggatgtgctacaaaggactttaaagaaagagttacctttagatccccatggaataagattcttaccggtagaaacggaggcttttccgtatgacgctataatgctcctgggcctccacagtttgtggaaagcaagaacgcagttcaacaatgccgatgtcaatccgcgacctacacgtgatcacttcattgaatctgtagtacggttcagggatgtccatcgggcactccctgaacaaccaacatggattgacatgctagataaacttgtagcattgaaaaaattttgatatgtcgTGCCAGCAGGGTccttgttgacttttttttcctttttctgtattgtttgtgtatgtcaaagccggaaataaaaaaaaaaactcgtggctgagtggtagcgtctccgtctcacactccggagaccctggttcgattcccacccagcccatcttggaagttgctttttatttatgaagtgcctgccatgatttatcgctcacggccaacgccgcggacgccgacacccgacaccgacgccgacgacaccggcttttctgcgacacgagctccttaacgctatcgcgttaaaactgctccgcagggctcgaacgaacttttctacggacttcctcccgtagcgtgttagccgtcgtctgctacggcaggcccaccactgCCGGCGCCatcgtcgaggccgcgccgagcggaggaggagggaagtaaatggcgctactttgggagattgaggggctttaaggATTAGCCGCCGTCTGAGGAAAGGAGAGATTGGGGGTTTGGCTTCTTACCCCCGCCACCCCTGGTCCCCATAAAGGACACAATAAAGtttcaactctctctctctctctctctctctctctctgttgtctATTGCAATCATCGCTGAAAATGAGAGTGAATGCGCCGCCGTGTTACTTGCTATGCTGACGTTTTGAGGGTGATGGAAACGCGCAAATATAAACGGTGCGAGATGAACCCGCAAGAGAAACAAGTATCGGTTATCTTGCTCCTGTGGTAAAGCTATATACGATATTGTCTACAGCGAGTGGCAAGTTAAGAAAGCCGCATCGGCGCTGGATGTTCAATCGTCGTTAGACGAGATAAAACGGTGCCGCGCGGTTTTGTAGTGCTTCGATGTTGGAGGGTAATGTGGGATGGTAGGGGTCTTACAACGCTAAGGCAAGCTTCAGGTGAGCGTAGAGTCAGTAGCAGTATTGGGAAAGATGGTAATGTGAAAAGGTTTCTGCACAGGTAAGCCTAAGTGCAATAAGGCTCAGATTTCGTGGATTTATTGGGTTCCTTGTGTTTATTTCAAGAGAAGTTACTGATTATGTAAATATCTGAGTATACTTATACAACGTTGATGATTCCAGTGGCTGATTATTTTACCACATAGTAAGGTGCATTATGTTAGTGTCActtaatttcatggccttcaaCTTGTTTATACTTAATTTCATGGGACATGAAGGACAACAGTCATACATAGTGTTCCGGTTTGTTTGAAGAAGTGTGAGGTCAGAACTGTTTCATTTTAATTAAAGTTTTATGGTTATTCATCATTAATGAATCGTCAACGACAACCCAGGAAATTATATCGTGAAGGTGGCAAGAAACCTAACTCTGAAGCGCAGAAATTAGAGTGACGGAAGTGCGTTTAAGTTGCCACTAGcaacatttgtttcttttctgtcgttttttctttcatttctcgtGCGTTTATTTGTAACCAATCACGTCCTTGGTGCCTGACGTAAGTGTTGGCTCAGCTTGATTGATCTGCAACAGAATCGAAGAAGGTCACTGGACTCACTGATGGCACCGTCCTGCTCCTCGTCTATCAATGCTCCTAGCAGATGGCCATCACTGGGTTGCAGAGGAAGTGCGTAGGATATCTCAGACGAAGGCTCATCAGTCGTCTCCATAAAGGAATCAGAGACTGCAATAGGCTCTTTGGCTTTCTCCACCTGCATTGAAAATCGGTGCACGGTATCCTAAGTTTCTCGAACTTCTAGTGGGCCATCTATGACATATGACATCTAGGGTTAATAGATGCCGTGTTTTACATACACGGCATTTTACAAAAAGACAAAACGAGGTAAATAAGTTATTTTGTGTGCCTTGCAATCAGAAAATCATTTTTAAGCGGACAAAGACATTTTACAGCGTGTAAGAAAATAATTCAGCAGAATCTACATACAAAGAAGCTTTGCGCGAGTGAATAAAAAGTCGGAACGCGCGTttgtgtttttctgttttttttattcccCCAGCGACCGGCACCGCCGCTGTCGTGGATGCGGCGTAGAGGCGAGCGCCGCTTGGTGGTGCTGCAAGATACCCAGCGGCGGTGACGTCGCGCACGTCCTCCGCTGCAGAATCGAAACACGAGTTTTTgttattccgttttttttttcgttcctccgCACGGCCACCCCCTCCGCGGATGCCGGAGGGGAGCGCCATGTGGTGGTAGCAAAGGGACCCTGCGGCGGTAATGTGGCGCCCGTCCTCCGCTGTGGTTGGTTTGCGCATTAGGCCACGCAGGACGCACGGTAACGGAAAAGAACTTTGCTTTAAAACAAATCCATCAAAACGAACGAGGCCGTGTTCACGCGTAGCTTCTGGCTGAAGGATGCCCCGTATGAGGAGCTCTGCAATGTAATGCACTTTCGAACTCAACGAGCTATATAAAGGCAAGGACGCAAGCCGGCGTTCTGCATCATTTTTTAGGGCACCCAAACTCCCCTTCGATGCGACCGACCACGTGGTTGTCAGGCGGCGCAAAGCATATCCGAAGCTTGAGGTGCCACCTCTCGTCGCCACGCTCCATGTCACCGCCCGCTCGCCGTCTTCAGCAGCAGCCCCCACGTGAAGCCGCTTCCCCTCCTGCTTCGGGTGAAGTAGTGCAAGCCATGGCTCCCAAATAGCGCCGCCGTTCCGCATCCGAGAGCGAGCTATTAGGCGACGTCATACGAGCAGCAGGTGGAAGCCAGCCAGAGAGGCCCAGTGTGGTTCGCAAatgttatcatcatcagcctggctacgcccactgcagcacaaaggactctcccatacttcaccaactaccccagtcaagtgctaattgtgggcatgttgtccctgcaaacttcctaatttcatccgtccacctaactttctgccgccccctgctacgcttcccttgcattggaatccagtccgtaaccattaa encodes:
- the LOC142590693 gene encoding uncharacterized protein LOC142590693, translating into MTGSVGAATAAMPGRGNRAIASDNEYQVVLPTLPTGRLVLNTVFLHGDISARPYRVEDFRDALAPLSLLPEVIALGAYRMSHVWAVTFKDADAAKKIVNIGELKVKNARCLVIDPANRDVRMKLHWLLHSVPDEDVRLAFSPFGKVTDVSRELWRAHGVSDKGSTTRMVTLKLNAGVKLDDLPHQVNVAGELALVVVSGRPPLCLRCRGTGHIRRDCQIPRCGSCRRFGHDEGHCARTYASVAGPVSSDETSALLMDEADAEDASKEASGSAVQETTSAAPRAHQLDAQPKDRASPGQTPLPRAQDAVAASKNAAETPGASSENATQSVAEPMDFSPEGSSHMAGKRSHDEAVSKASQPDEIGGDEPPFKAAGMRRASWKLRPNIPAESRQAGKPPP